A window of Phragmites australis chromosome 15, lpPhrAust1.1, whole genome shotgun sequence genomic DNA:
ATGAAGTAGGGTATAATGGTTGCCATGGTTCTTAATTTGTTCTGGTCAAAGCCTTTGAATTATCAACATCAAAATaccaccaaatcgacttatcacaTTACCTTTTTAAAGATCAGCCAATACTCCATCTTTCTCACTTCGCCTACCACGCTGAATTTCTATAGAGGGTGCGAGCACGATATCGATGCACTGCTCCGCTGCGTTGTATGCCCTCGTCACCCCTCTGATCCTCTAAACTGACGCCCTGACCCACCAGCGCGACAACAATATCAGTGAAGCTAGCACCACACCACACCGTAACAGTGGTCTGCTCCACCCACGACCTCGCCACCACACCGATCCTATGATTGTTGTCCAAGTCTCTCTCATCTTACACTTCCTTGTCCCCTATGCTGTGCCTCCACATCCCCACATAGAAAAACATACCACAGTCTCTGAAATGTTGAGATACTCAAGACTAGACAGCAAACTGGCAAAGAGCGCCATTTGTAAGGGTtcgtttggttgcccgcatgacTCATATCTAGTGAGCCAAGCTGAGTTTAGTTAGCTGAGGAGATATAATAGAGTCTGTTTAGTTGGCTACAATACTCAGCTTAGCTGAGAAGAGATTGTATTTGATTTCTCGtataagaatatcatatgaaatggtaaaaatatatataaacggAGCATTACAgaggaacttattttttttcactaaATAAACTAGGATTaaacatatttttataaattattacatcacatgataataatattagtgattttttttctgatttttggaatttatttgaggcataaaaaattactagaaattataaaagtatgtttttttaaattttaattaaatattggcttagacTTTtgaatcaaactaattaaaataagttgttAGTGAATTCTAGTTTgttcaaaaaatatttagattttttaatcACTCTTatactctcaaataaaatcaagagttaaataaaaaatataaatatttgagCAAAACAAGCGAACTAAGTACCAGGCGTGAGCACGAGCAAACGTACGCACCGAACGAGCTTAGCCCGGCGGAAACGAAATCGAAATTCATTTTTTGGAGCCAGACTCGTACAGTGAATTTACACGGCTCCTGACAGACGCGCTCACGCAAGTAGGCAAACAAACACACCATCCCTGCACGCGCGGAGCCAGGTCAGGCTCCATGCAGTCTACCAAAGAAACAGGCCATAAGTGATGTCTTCCTTAAGCACATAAACTTTGTGGTATTTAGACTACTCAGTAGCCGAGACAAAGCAGCACAGTCGATACCTACGCatagatataaaaaatttatattagTCAGCGGACCCATTCAGTAGTAGTGGAGGCATTACAATACATATGGTCATCCGGtaatatcactgtcagttttttaaaaaaccgaTAGCAGTAGCTCATTCGGTAAAAATCGGTACTAATAATTAAGTATAATTGCTGGCTCAACTATAAAATCGACAATGACATATTGgtcttaaaaattcataaatgtTTTATATGGAGTCGGATGttgataaactttatataaaaattatatacgagatctacaactttatagttgataatgtttttatttgaagaaatatatatgtccaaataatcatccaAAAATTTATGCAGGAAAagttaaaagaataaattactCCATCGCCATAAATTTAAAAGTGAGGTGAGATAGTAAGGAAGTTTCGCACAAGAGGTGAGGTCGTGGGTTCGACTCCTACAAACTACTTGATCGTGTAATTTGTTATATTCGATGAATCAACTCCCACAGAAGCCACAAGAGTTCATTGGTTGAGTGCAATTTTCTTCGGTCCCAAAAACATCGGATTTGAGACCGAGTATGACTACTAGTTCGTAATATAAACCGGCAGTGGTAACTCTATTATTATCGGTTCCAAAAATAACAGTGATGCTACCGAGTATCACCGCTAGTTCCAAAACCaatagtaatattattttttaaccagaaataatattttttttatagtgagGCCGACTATAACCAAAGTGAATAAAACAAGTATATCATGGTACATATGTTGTACTTAGATAAGTTATCATATACACTCTCcattcagaaatagtagacgtattttaaaaaaaattaaatcttgtgccatttgattaatatttaatcaaatcataagaatatctagtgtataaaaattatataactagattcataatttaaaataatttaacgctatataggttttgtagctataaatgatatattttataaaaaaaatcttagtcaaaatttaactccaaaaataaaaaaatatacttaCTGTTTTTTTAAACGGTATATTTATTATTTCTGAATTGAAGGAGTACTTAGTTATGGACCCAGCTCGGACGTGAAACAAAAGGTATTGTTTTTACCTTTACATCCATCCAGATGTAATTCTTGCATATCAAATGCCATAACACGAGCATGCTCATAGTCATGGTCAGTACTGTCAGGACAGGAAGTGCATAGCGTTTGAATTGATTGATTTCCAAAAGAAGTACAAGAAAGAACCATTGAATGGATCTTTCTACACTTCAGCAGTAGGGTATTGTTGCACCAAAATGAACATTTGGACATTTCGAAAGATCCACCATGTGTACATTCCTAAATGACAAGGTTGCTACTACCACCAGGCGTCGGCTACCTTCGCaaactcttttttttatattatatttttttaattcttcaaattgctatATCTTATTGTTTTTAAGTGGACTATATCAAAAATTAATTCTACATGTATAAAACACGTATACAGTTACTTAGTGTATTTAAACTGTTCAGTAATTATGAAAagcaaaaatattaaaatctaGATAACCGGAGCCAAATTAAAAGGGACATAGAAACGCTCGGCGCGCAAGCCCAGCAGGCCCATCCCAGTACCCCAAAATTGAGGGAGGGGGGATGAAACCTAGCTCTGTTGCCTCTCGCGGACATACGCACTCCGCGCCGCCTCCGACCGCGCCCGTCGCCCCATTCGTCCGTCCGGGACTCGCTCCGCCAGCGACCCAAGTAATCTCGCACCGAACCACCCTCTTCGATCGATCTGTTTGTGTCTTGCGGTTTCTTCCTATAGGTGCAGGTCTTGGTTGTCGGGACGTCAGGTGCTGCGACGCCGCGGATTTAGTTTTGGCACAGTGACGATGCTAGTGTTGATGTGTTTGCGCGTCGCAACGAGCGTTAGGGTTTACTTGAACCGTTCCGGCGTGGTTTCTGTTCGGCTTTTGCAGCGTGGTTTGTGATGTATGGAGTGGAATACATAATCGACGAAAGACGTGGTTAGGAATTTGCTCTCGTTCCACATGCCTAGCAGTATTTCTCAAAAAGTACATATTTCCTCCAGTAGTTTGGTTATTTTAGTGTGGCCTCTACGCTCTGCTGCGTAGATTATCTAAAGGCATGGTGATGTTTTCTTTTTGGCATATACATGTTTGAGTTTTCTTTTATAGATTAATGGTGCCGTATCAATTAGATTGTTTGTTGATTTGTATCAATGGTTGCCGAGCTTCCCGGAGATgcatatttaatctcaatgatTTATCTCACCCTACTTAATCAGATGCTTGAATAATTTGGAGTACAGCACAAATGCATTATTGATACAAAAGTATTTGCCCTtctagcaaggatgaaccaaaTATTTGTTAATGCTGTACTTACCTTTTATTTCCCTCGTAGTATCTTTTCCCACTACATTCGTCCTGCTTACATATAGGTTTAGTGTgtggatcaagtttcatatgaATTATGCATTGTCCCTGTACTTTTGTTTTGCCTTGGCATTGGCTGCATTTGGTGTTAGCTGCAGGCGGTTCGAATTAAGATTGTGTTTTTGTGAAATCTTGGTTCTGCTACTGCCTTTCATTTTTTATTCACGTTTTGAATTCACCATTCTATACATACGTGGTGTTTGGTTCTGTTGATTAACATTATATTGTCTCTTTGGTACAGTAAAAATGGTGAGACCTGCAAGTGAAGAAGCCTTGGTTCATGATGAAGTCGTCACCGATGATGTTGATACTGATGTGGAAGAATCAGATTCGGAAGATGATTCAGGGGAAGAAGCCCAGGGCAAGCCTTCTGACAAAGCTATATACAACAAGGAGGTCATTCTTGAGAAACTTGAGGACATAGCCTGGCCAGAAAATGTGAACTGGGTGCACAAGCTCACCATTGAGCACGATCAGGGGGAGAAAGTTGATGTGAACGATGATCTTGCCCGCGAGCTTGCTTTCTACACCCAAGCATTAGATGGCACTAGGCaggcctttgagaagctgcagtCGATGAAGGTTCGGTTCCTCAGGCCAACAGACTACTACGCTGAGATGGTCAAGACAGATGCCCACATGCATAAGATCAAGGGGAGGCTCTTgtcggagaagaagaagattgaggaggcagaggagaggaagaaggcaAGAGAGTCTCGGAAGAGAGCAAAGGAGGTGCAGGCAGAGAAGAACAAGGAGAGGGCAAAGCAGAAGAAGGAGCAGATTGAGTCGGTCAAGAAGTGGAGGAAACAGAGGCAACAGGGGGGATTTGCCAAGGGAAATGATGATGTGCCAGATCTGAATTTTGAGGGAGAAGAAGGATTTAAGCAATCAAATAAGAAGAGGCCTGGTGTGTCTCCTGGTGATAGGTCTGGTGGTCTTGCTAAGCGAGGTAAAGAAGGTAAGAACAGGAGATCAAGAGATTCCAAGTTTGGGCATGGTGGTCGGAAAGGGCTGAAGAAGCAAAACACTGCTGAGACTACGAATGATTTCAGAGGCTTTAACCAGATGGGCGAGTCTCAaaacaagaagagaaagagatttTAATGCGATATCGCAAGAATTTGTGCCCAGTTCCTTTTGCCAATATTACTATTCTGGTTGCAACATTATTTTGCTGTGGTATGTTGTTACCAGAAGCAAATATTAGCTAAGGTAATAGTCTAGTGAAGTAGTTCAAACACAAGACTTCAATGTTTTACTTATATCTGGTGATGGTCCTTTTTATTATCGAATGCAGATGAATCTTGCCAACTCTGCAATTATCTTAAATAGTGTACTACCTCTGCCCTCTTTTACTTATCGTTTAGGACATCAATACGGTCTCCAACAAACACTTTTAACCATTACTTTTGACAACTACCTCTtggtaaaagttgataaaaattagatgatgtcaaagtatttttcataataaattcaCTACTATCATTTTTATGTACCAAATCCTAataattttgtgtatattagtacTCAAAATTTCTAAAGTTTGACTGCACGCATTCTAGAAtgatatctatttgagaacgggGTAGTACTCAAGTTGCTGTTGTTCTTCCTGTTGTCTATTCTTTctgttttgctttttttattGCAGTATCCATGTGCAGCTAGAGTGAAAGGGAGAATAATAGCGGTAATTGGGTTTGTCTGTCGGTGAGCCACATCTCCCTTTCTCAGTTTTGATGACATTACAGTTTTCTCACTGCATTGATTGCGATGGAACATAAGAACTTGCTTTCTCACTGCATTTGATTGTGATGGAATTTAAGAATCTGTTTTCCTTGTTTGTCCTCATTGTCATTGTTATGGATGCCCACATGCAACTAGGATGTCATATTAATATTGAGGTTGTGCA
This region includes:
- the LOC133893391 gene encoding probable rRNA-processing protein EBP2 homolog isoform X1 codes for the protein MYGVEYIIDERRVKMVRPASEEALVHDEVVTDDVDTDVEESDSEDDSGEEAQGKPSDKAIYNKEVILEKLEDIAWPENVNWVHKLTIEHDQGEKVDVNDDLARELAFYTQALDGTRQAFEKLQSMKVRFLRPTDYYAEMVKTDAHMHKIKGRLLSEKKKIEEAEERKKARESRKRAKEVQAEKNKERAKQKKEQIESVKKWRKQRQQGGFAKGNDDVPDLNFEGEEGFKQSNKKRPGVSPGDRSGGLAKRGKEGKNRRSRDSKFGHGGRKGLKKQNTAETTNDFRGFNQMGESQNKKRKRF
- the LOC133893391 gene encoding probable rRNA-processing protein EBP2 homolog isoform X2; protein product: MVRPASEEALVHDEVVTDDVDTDVEESDSEDDSGEEAQGKPSDKAIYNKEVILEKLEDIAWPENVNWVHKLTIEHDQGEKVDVNDDLARELAFYTQALDGTRQAFEKLQSMKVRFLRPTDYYAEMVKTDAHMHKIKGRLLSEKKKIEEAEERKKARESRKRAKEVQAEKNKERAKQKKEQIESVKKWRKQRQQGGFAKGNDDVPDLNFEGEEGFKQSNKKRPGVSPGDRSGGLAKRGKEGKNRRSRDSKFGHGGRKGLKKQNTAETTNDFRGFNQMGESQNKKRKRF